The following coding sequences lie in one Burkholderia cepacia genomic window:
- the alaS gene encoding alanine--tRNA ligase, whose translation MKAAEIREKFLKFFESKGHTIVRSSSLVPGNDPTLMFTNSGMVQFKDVFLGTDPRPYSRATTAQRSVRAGGKHNDLENVGYTARHHTFFEMLGNFSFGDYFKHDAIKFAWELLTTVYQLPKDKLWVTVYQEDDEAYDIWAKEVGVPTERIIRIGDNKGARYASDNFWTMGDTGPCGPCTEIFYDHGPDVWGGPPGSPEEDGDRYIEIWNLVFMQFNRDAQGNMTRLPKQSVDTGMGLERLAAVLQHVHSNYEIDLFQNLIKAAARVTEISDLTNNSLKVIADHIRACSFLIVDGVIPGNEGRGYVLRRIVRRAIRHGYKLGRKGSFFHKLVADLVAEMGVAYPELKEAEQRVTDVLRQEEERFFETIEHGMSILEAALADVEAKGGKVLDGELAFKLHDTYGFPLDLTADVCRERGMTVDEPAFDDAMARQREQARAAGKFKAAQGLEYTGAKTTFHGYEEIAFDDAKIVALYVDGSSVNEVKTGQDAVVVLDHTPFYAESGGQVGDQGVLANAATRFAVADTLKVQADVIGHHGTLEQGTLKVGDVLRAEIDAHRRARTQRNHSATHLMHKALREVLGAHVQQKGSLVDAEKTRFDFAHNAPMTDDEIRRVEQIVNNEILANAPGIVRVMPYDEAVKGGAMALFGEKYGDEVRVLDLGFSRELCGGTHVSRSGDIGFFKIVVEGGVAAGIRRVEAITGDNAVRYVQDLDARVNEAAAALKAQPSELTQRIAQVQDQVKSLEKELGALKSKLASSQGDELAQQAIEIGGVYVLAATLDGADAKTLRETVDKLKDKLKSAAIVLAAVEGGKVSLIAGVTPDASKKVKAGELVNFVAQQVGGKGGGRPDMAQAGGTEPANLPGALAGVKGWVEERL comes from the coding sequence ATGAAAGCTGCCGAAATCCGCGAGAAATTCCTCAAATTCTTCGAATCGAAGGGCCACACGATCGTCCGGTCGTCGAGCCTCGTGCCCGGTAACGACCCCACGCTGATGTTCACGAACTCGGGCATGGTCCAGTTCAAGGACGTGTTCCTCGGCACGGATCCGCGCCCGTACTCGCGCGCCACGACGGCGCAGCGCAGCGTGCGCGCGGGCGGCAAGCACAACGACCTCGAGAACGTCGGCTACACGGCGCGCCACCACACGTTCTTCGAGATGCTCGGCAACTTCTCGTTCGGCGACTACTTCAAGCACGACGCGATCAAGTTCGCATGGGAGCTGCTGACCACGGTCTACCAGCTGCCGAAGGACAAGCTGTGGGTCACCGTCTACCAGGAAGACGACGAGGCGTACGACATCTGGGCGAAGGAAGTCGGCGTGCCGACCGAGCGCATTATCCGCATCGGCGACAACAAGGGCGCGCGCTACGCGTCGGACAACTTCTGGACGATGGGCGACACGGGCCCGTGCGGCCCGTGTACCGAAATCTTCTACGACCACGGCCCGGACGTGTGGGGCGGCCCGCCGGGATCGCCTGAAGAAGACGGCGACCGCTACATCGAGATCTGGAACCTCGTGTTCATGCAGTTCAACCGCGACGCGCAGGGCAACATGACGCGCCTGCCGAAGCAGTCGGTCGACACCGGCATGGGCCTCGAGCGTCTCGCCGCGGTGCTGCAGCACGTGCACAGCAACTACGAGATCGACCTGTTCCAGAACCTGATCAAGGCCGCCGCGCGCGTGACCGAGATCAGCGACCTCACGAACAACTCGCTGAAGGTGATCGCCGATCACATCCGCGCGTGCTCGTTCCTGATCGTCGACGGCGTGATTCCCGGCAACGAAGGCCGCGGCTACGTGCTGCGCCGGATCGTGCGCCGCGCGATCCGCCACGGCTACAAGCTCGGCCGCAAGGGTTCGTTCTTCCACAAGCTGGTGGCCGACCTCGTCGCCGAGATGGGCGTCGCGTATCCGGAGCTGAAGGAAGCCGAACAGCGCGTGACCGACGTGCTGCGCCAGGAAGAAGAGCGCTTCTTCGAGACGATCGAGCACGGCATGTCGATCCTCGAAGCCGCGCTGGCGGATGTCGAAGCGAAGGGCGGCAAGGTGCTCGACGGTGAGCTCGCGTTCAAGCTGCACGATACCTACGGCTTCCCGCTCGACCTCACGGCCGACGTGTGCCGCGAGCGCGGGATGACGGTCGACGAGCCGGCATTCGACGACGCGATGGCGCGCCAGCGCGAACAGGCGCGCGCGGCCGGCAAGTTCAAGGCCGCGCAGGGCCTCGAATACACGGGCGCGAAGACCACGTTCCACGGCTACGAGGAAATCGCGTTCGACGACGCGAAGATCGTTGCGCTGTACGTCGACGGCTCGTCGGTCAACGAAGTGAAGACCGGCCAGGATGCGGTCGTCGTGCTCGACCACACGCCGTTCTACGCGGAATCGGGCGGCCAGGTCGGCGACCAGGGCGTGCTCGCGAACGCCGCGACGCGCTTTGCGGTGGCCGACACGCTGAAGGTGCAGGCCGACGTGATCGGTCATCACGGCACGCTGGAGCAGGGCACGCTGAAGGTCGGCGACGTGTTGCGCGCGGAAATCGACGCGCATCGCCGCGCCCGCACGCAGCGCAACCACTCGGCCACCCATCTGATGCACAAGGCGCTGCGCGAAGTGCTCGGCGCGCACGTGCAGCAGAAGGGTTCGCTGGTCGACGCGGAAAAGACCCGTTTCGACTTCGCGCACAACGCGCCGATGACCGACGACGAAATCCGTCGTGTCGAGCAGATCGTCAACAACGAGATCCTGGCCAACGCGCCGGGCATCGTGCGCGTGATGCCGTACGACGAAGCGGTGAAGGGCGGCGCGATGGCGCTGTTCGGCGAGAAGTACGGCGACGAAGTGCGCGTGCTCGACCTCGGTTTCTCGCGTGAACTGTGCGGCGGCACGCACGTGAGCCGCAGCGGCGACATCGGCTTCTTCAAGATCGTCGTCGAAGGCGGCGTCGCGGCCGGCATCCGCCGTGTCGAGGCGATCACCGGCGACAACGCGGTGCGCTACGTGCAGGATCTCGACGCGCGCGTGAACGAAGCCGCGGCCGCGCTGAAGGCGCAGCCGTCGGAGCTCACGCAACGCATCGCGCAGGTGCAGGACCAGGTGAAGTCGCTCGAGAAGGAGCTGGGCGCGCTGAAGTCGAAGCTCGCGTCGAGCCAGGGCGACGAGCTCGCGCAGCAGGCCATCGAAATCGGCGGCGTGTACGTGCTGGCCGCGACGCTCGACGGCGCCGACGCGAAGACGCTGCGCGAAACGGTCGACAAGCTGAAGGACAAGCTGAAGAGCGCGGCGATCGTGCTGGCGGCCGTCGAAGGCGGCAAGGTCAGCCTGATCGCAGGCGTCACGCCGGACGCGAGCAAGAAGGTCAAGGCCGGCGAGCTCGTGAACTTCGTCGCGCAGCAGGTCGGCGGCAAGGGCGGCGGCCGGCCGGACATGGCGCAGGCAGGCGGCACCGAGCCGGCCAACCTGCCGGGCGCGCTGGCCGGCGTGAAGGGCTGGGTCGAAGAGCGGCTCTGA
- a CDS encoding NUDIX domain-containing protein yields MTTADYRFCPRCASPLTERADPDHEGGRIRQACPDDTCGYVHWNNPLPVVAAIVELDGKILLARNAAWPEGMFALITGFLENGETPEDGIAREVFEETALKAEHVSLVGVYEFIRKNELIIAYHVRASGTVALSPELLEYRLVDPPLLRPWRAGTGVALADWMRARGLDFEFVDRPGQ; encoded by the coding sequence ATGACCACCGCCGACTACCGCTTTTGCCCGCGCTGCGCGAGCCCGCTGACCGAGCGCGCCGATCCCGACCATGAAGGCGGCCGCATTCGCCAGGCTTGCCCCGACGACACCTGCGGCTATGTGCACTGGAACAACCCGCTGCCCGTCGTCGCCGCGATCGTCGAACTCGACGGCAAGATCCTGCTCGCACGCAACGCGGCCTGGCCCGAGGGGATGTTCGCGCTGATCACCGGTTTCCTTGAAAACGGCGAAACGCCCGAGGACGGCATCGCGCGCGAGGTGTTCGAGGAAACGGCGCTGAAGGCCGAGCACGTGTCGCTCGTCGGCGTGTACGAATTCATCCGCAAGAACGAGCTGATCATCGCGTACCACGTGCGTGCGTCGGGCACGGTCGCGCTGTCGCCGGAACTGCTCGAATACCGGCTCGTCGATCCGCCGCTGCTGCGCCCATGGCGCGCCGGCACGGGCGTCGCGCTCGCCGACTGGATGCGTGCGCGCGGCCTCGATTTCGAGTTCGTCGACCGGCCGGGCCAGTGA
- a CDS encoding YbfB/YjiJ family MFS transporter has product MSRFDAPTAAAGALSSDQADRRARAAALACMIGLAVVLGVGRFAFTPLLPLMLADGSIGLKAGGWLASANYAGYFVGAVSCAALRVAPARMVRFGLVTTVLLTAAMGVGHLLPVWLAVRFVAGVVSAWTFVFVSQWGLRRLVELHAPEWSGVIYAGPGVGIVLTGLIGSALAGQRAASGWLGFAALSAVLSVAIWRTFGTAPAHAAPPSVAAPHAAAGATAASTAPASGMRSRRTDAAWLVALYGAPGFGYIITATFLPVIARAALPAGSPWPDLFWPMFGVALIVGAISAARLPGHWDNRLLLAAGCATQALGIVAGIVWPNATGFSVGSALLGLPFTAITLFAMREARRLHGERAAGLMGYATASYGIGQILGPLVAAPLVARYASFTPVLWLAAAVLLVGAGGFAVNAGASRGRTGK; this is encoded by the coding sequence ATGTCCCGCTTCGATGCCCCGACCGCCGCTGCCGGCGCGCTTTCGTCAGATCAGGCCGACCGCCGTGCCCGCGCGGCCGCGCTGGCCTGCATGATCGGTCTCGCCGTCGTGCTCGGCGTCGGCCGCTTCGCGTTCACGCCGTTGTTGCCGCTGATGCTCGCCGACGGCTCGATCGGCCTGAAGGCGGGCGGCTGGCTCGCATCGGCGAACTACGCGGGTTACTTTGTCGGCGCGGTCAGTTGCGCGGCGCTGCGGGTCGCGCCTGCGCGGATGGTCCGCTTCGGGCTCGTGACCACCGTGCTGCTGACGGCCGCGATGGGCGTCGGCCACCTGCTGCCCGTGTGGCTCGCGGTGCGCTTCGTCGCGGGCGTCGTCAGCGCGTGGACGTTCGTGTTCGTGTCGCAATGGGGATTGCGGCGTCTGGTCGAGCTGCATGCGCCGGAGTGGAGCGGCGTGATCTACGCGGGGCCCGGTGTCGGCATCGTGCTGACGGGGCTGATCGGCAGCGCGCTGGCCGGTCAGCGTGCGGCGTCGGGCTGGCTGGGCTTCGCGGCGCTGTCGGCCGTGCTGTCGGTTGCGATCTGGCGCACGTTCGGCACGGCGCCGGCGCATGCGGCACCGCCATCCGTCGCCGCGCCGCATGCGGCCGCCGGCGCGACGGCAGCGTCGACGGCACCGGCTTCCGGCATGCGAAGCCGTCGCACGGACGCCGCGTGGCTCGTCGCGCTGTACGGGGCGCCGGGCTTCGGCTACATCATCACCGCGACGTTCCTGCCGGTGATCGCGCGCGCCGCGCTGCCGGCCGGTTCGCCGTGGCCCGACCTGTTCTGGCCGATGTTCGGCGTGGCGCTGATCGTCGGTGCGATTTCGGCCGCGCGGCTGCCCGGGCACTGGGACAACCGGTTGCTGCTGGCGGCCGGCTGCGCGACGCAGGCGCTCGGCATCGTGGCCGGGATCGTGTGGCCGAACGCGACCGGATTCTCGGTCGGCAGTGCGTTGCTCGGCCTGCCGTTCACCGCGATCACGCTGTTCGCGATGCGCGAGGCGCGACGCCTGCACGGCGAGCGCGCGGCCGGGCTGATGGGCTATGCGACCGCGTCGTACGGGATCGGGCAGATTCTGGGGCCGCTCGTCGCGGCGCCGCTGGTTGCGCGGTACGCATCGTTTACGCCGGTACTGTGGCTCGCAGCCGCGGTGCTGCTGGTTGGCGCGGGGGGCTTTGCGGTGAACGCCGGCGCAAGCCGGGGTCGAACAGGAAAGTGA
- a CDS encoding branched-chain amino acid ABC transporter permease: MHAFALQVFNGLSYGLLLFMLSAGLTLIFSVQGVLNFAHASFYMLGAYVGYSIAAQAGFWPALVLAPLAVGLLGAGCERTLLRRVQAHGHTNELLLTFGLAYLIGEGAKLVWGLAPLPAPVPPLFDGAPVSVFGLALPRYRLFMMAMSATMLVTLGALLRASRIGLVVRAALTHRAAVEALGYDVPRVMTGLFGAGTALAALAGVIGAPLAVIEPALAETVGSVVFAVVVIGGLGSLGGAFVASLAVGFAQTFAAASDTSLRDLALWAGIALPDSVAAVSIAQLAPLVPYLLLVAVLVARPRGLFGERVDA; this comes from the coding sequence GTGCACGCGTTCGCGCTCCAGGTCTTCAACGGCCTCAGCTACGGCTTGCTGCTGTTCATGCTGTCGGCCGGCCTCACGCTCATCTTCAGCGTGCAGGGCGTGCTCAACTTCGCCCATGCGAGCTTCTACATGCTCGGCGCGTATGTCGGCTACAGCATCGCGGCCCAGGCGGGCTTCTGGCCGGCGCTCGTGCTCGCGCCGCTTGCGGTCGGGCTGCTCGGCGCCGGCTGCGAACGCACGCTGCTGCGCCGCGTGCAGGCGCACGGCCATACCAACGAACTGCTGCTGACCTTCGGTCTCGCGTACCTGATCGGCGAGGGCGCGAAACTCGTCTGGGGCCTCGCGCCATTGCCGGCGCCCGTGCCGCCGTTGTTCGACGGTGCGCCCGTGAGCGTCTTCGGCCTCGCGTTGCCGCGCTACCGGCTGTTCATGATGGCGATGTCCGCGACGATGCTGGTCACGCTCGGCGCGCTGCTGCGCGCGTCGCGCATCGGGCTCGTCGTACGTGCGGCGCTCACGCATCGTGCGGCCGTCGAGGCGCTCGGCTACGACGTGCCGCGCGTGATGACGGGCCTGTTCGGCGCCGGCACCGCGCTCGCGGCGCTCGCCGGCGTGATCGGCGCGCCGCTCGCGGTGATCGAACCCGCGCTGGCCGAGACCGTCGGGTCGGTCGTGTTCGCGGTCGTCGTGATCGGCGGGCTCGGCTCGCTCGGCGGCGCGTTCGTCGCATCGCTCGCGGTCGGTTTCGCGCAGACCTTCGCGGCCGCGAGCGACACGTCGCTGCGCGACCTCGCTTTATGGGCCGGTATCGCGTTGCCCGACAGCGTGGCTGCGGTGTCGATCGCGCAACTTGCGCCGCTGGTGCCGTACCTGCTGCTCGTCGCGGTGCTGGTCGC
- a CDS encoding acyl-CoA thioesterase: MSDKPQPRPRDAYRHFLPITTRWMDNDVYGHVNNVVYYSYFDTVVNEYLIRAGVLDVEHGQTIGLVVETQCNYFAPLVFPQSVDAGLRVVKLGTSSVRYEVGLFAQGHASPAAQGHFVHVYVDRGTRRPVPLPDTLRAALEPLTA, from the coding sequence ATGTCCGACAAGCCGCAGCCGCGTCCGCGCGACGCCTATCGCCACTTCCTGCCGATCACGACCCGCTGGATGGACAACGACGTCTACGGGCACGTGAACAACGTCGTCTACTACAGCTACTTCGACACCGTCGTGAACGAGTACCTGATCCGCGCGGGCGTGCTCGACGTCGAGCACGGGCAGACGATCGGGCTGGTCGTCGAGACGCAGTGCAACTACTTCGCGCCGCTCGTGTTCCCGCAGTCGGTCGATGCGGGGCTGCGTGTCGTGAAGCTCGGCACGTCGAGCGTGCGCTACGAGGTCGGCCTGTTCGCGCAGGGCCACGCATCGCCGGCCGCGCAGGGGCATTTCGTGCACGTGTACGTCGATCGCGGGACACGCCGCCCCGTGCCGCTGCCCGACACGCTGCGCGCCGCGCTCGAACCGCTCACGGCCTGA
- a CDS encoding ShlB/FhaC/HecB family hemolysin secretion/activation protein: MAVGVGRAMCMSLLCGAGAASLPGHASAQAPNAGAAIRDVETSRPNLPPEAAPDLEIVPSGAAAQPLPETGPRVLVRTFEIGGNTVFDNATLQACVADLAGETLGFADLQRAAERITTYYRERGYVLARAYLPKQEIDGGVVRIEVVEGRYGRIEIQNHSRVFDAVLRQPLAALRAGDVVHGSSLERSLLLVDDLAGVGARGTLRPGEMPGTTDLVVDTERGAPASGSLEFDNFGDVATGRYRLGGSVDVNAPLRLGDRLSLRGVVSNERQRYYRAGYQVPVGPASTRVGVAYSSLHYRLAGRFSDLEASGRASVQTVYVAQPIVRARNLGLTAQVQYENKNLHDEYRVFSQRNDKNVGLWTFGLSGNSQDGWMGGGRNGFSVMFGIGRLRSNDALKANDLTKAIGSFTKLNLNVQRIQAVGGRFQVYAQASAQLASRNLDSSEKFSLGGPYGVRAYALGAGSGDQGWQASAELRYLAAPGWQVSTFVDAGYVQLNRRPWTHERNKQHLQSAGLSANWYGTNRQVTLTAALPLGGGGDSPTRAPGVWVQAARYF; this comes from the coding sequence ATGGCCGTGGGCGTCGGCCGTGCGATGTGCATGTCGCTGTTGTGCGGAGCGGGCGCCGCGAGCCTGCCCGGGCATGCGTCTGCGCAGGCACCGAACGCCGGAGCCGCGATACGCGACGTCGAAACGTCACGGCCGAATCTGCCGCCGGAAGCCGCGCCCGATCTCGAGATCGTCCCGTCCGGCGCCGCCGCGCAGCCGCTACCCGAAACCGGGCCTCGCGTTCTGGTACGCACGTTCGAGATCGGCGGCAATACCGTGTTCGACAACGCAACGCTGCAGGCATGCGTTGCCGATCTGGCCGGCGAGACGCTGGGCTTCGCCGACCTGCAGCGTGCGGCAGAGCGGATCACCACCTACTATCGCGAGCGCGGCTACGTGCTCGCGCGTGCCTATCTTCCGAAGCAGGAGATCGATGGCGGCGTCGTGCGTATCGAAGTCGTCGAAGGGCGCTACGGCCGCATCGAGATCCAGAACCATTCCCGCGTATTCGACGCCGTGCTGCGTCAGCCGCTCGCCGCATTGCGTGCGGGCGATGTCGTGCACGGCTCCAGTCTGGAGCGCAGCCTGTTGCTGGTCGACGATCTGGCGGGTGTCGGCGCGCGCGGCACGCTGCGCCCCGGCGAGATGCCCGGCACGACCGATCTCGTCGTCGACACCGAGCGCGGGGCGCCTGCATCCGGATCGCTCGAATTCGACAACTTCGGCGACGTGGCGACGGGGCGTTACCGCCTCGGCGGCAGTGTCGACGTCAACGCGCCGTTGCGTCTCGGCGATCGTCTGAGCCTGCGCGGGGTCGTCAGCAACGAGCGGCAACGTTATTACCGCGCCGGCTATCAGGTGCCGGTCGGGCCGGCGTCGACGCGCGTCGGCGTCGCGTATTCGTCGCTGCATTACCGGCTTGCCGGCAGGTTTTCCGACCTCGAGGCGAGTGGGCGCGCGAGCGTGCAGACCGTCTACGTCGCGCAACCGATCGTGCGTGCGCGCAATCTCGGCCTGACCGCGCAGGTTCAGTACGAAAACAAGAACCTGCATGACGAATACCGCGTCTTTTCGCAGCGCAACGACAAGAACGTCGGCTTGTGGACATTCGGGCTCAGCGGGAACAGCCAGGATGGCTGGATGGGCGGCGGCCGCAACGGTTTCTCCGTGATGTTCGGCATCGGGCGCTTGCGCAGCAACGATGCGTTGAAAGCGAACGATCTGACGAAGGCGATCGGCAGCTTCACGAAGCTGAACCTGAACGTGCAGCGCATTCAGGCCGTGGGCGGCCGGTTCCAGGTGTATGCGCAGGCCAGTGCGCAGCTTGCGTCGCGCAATCTCGATTCATCGGAGAAATTCAGCCTCGGCGGCCCATACGGCGTGCGCGCCTACGCGCTCGGCGCCGGTAGCGGCGATCAGGGCTGGCAGGCCAGCGCGGAGTTGCGTTATCTCGCCGCGCCGGGATGGCAGGTCAGCACATTTGTCGACGCGGGTTACGTGCAGCTCAACCGGCGTCCGTGGACACATGAGCGCAACAAGCAACATTTGCAGTCGGCGGGATTGAGCGCGAACTGGTACGGCACGAATCGTCAGGTCACGCTGACGGCTGCATTGCCGCTCGGCGGGGGAGGCGATTCGCCGACCCGCGCGCCGGGTGTGTGGGTTCAGGCCGCTCGGTACTTCTGA
- a CDS encoding CaiB/BaiF CoA transferase family protein, with amino-acid sequence MGALSHIRVLDLTRVLAGPWCAQTLADFGADVIKVERPGAGDDTRHWGPPYLKDADGADTAEAAYYLAANRNKRSVTIDIATPEGQQIVRELAAQSDVVLENYKVGQLKKYGLDYDSLRAVKPDLVYCSVTGFGQTGPYAHRAGYDFIVQGIGGFMSITGERDGEPGGGPQKAGVAIADLATGLYSTIAVLAALAHRDRTGEGQYIDMALLDVQVALLANMNTNFLASGKPPVRWGNAHPNIVPYQTFQTSDGWIIVAVGNDGQFRKFVEAGGRPELADDERFATNPSRVRHRDTLVPILAEMVKARGKADWIAVLEAAGVPCGPINDLDEVFDNEQVVARGMQVSLPHPCGADVKLVRNPIRMSATPPDARTAPPLLGAQTDDVLRDMLGYDDARIAALKAKQAI; translated from the coding sequence ATGGGTGCCCTGAGCCATATCCGCGTGCTGGACCTCACCCGCGTGCTCGCGGGCCCGTGGTGCGCGCAGACGCTCGCCGATTTCGGCGCGGACGTGATCAAGGTCGAGCGCCCCGGCGCCGGCGACGACACGCGTCACTGGGGGCCGCCGTACCTGAAGGACGCGGACGGCGCGGATACCGCCGAGGCCGCGTACTACCTCGCGGCGAACCGCAACAAGCGCTCGGTGACAATCGACATCGCGACGCCCGAAGGCCAGCAGATCGTGCGGGAACTCGCCGCGCAAAGCGACGTCGTGCTCGAGAACTACAAGGTCGGCCAGTTGAAGAAATACGGGCTCGATTACGACTCGCTGCGCGCGGTGAAGCCCGATCTCGTCTATTGCTCGGTCACCGGCTTCGGCCAGACGGGCCCGTACGCGCACCGTGCGGGCTACGACTTCATCGTGCAGGGGATCGGCGGCTTCATGAGCATCACCGGCGAGCGCGACGGCGAGCCGGGCGGCGGCCCGCAGAAGGCCGGCGTCGCGATCGCCGATCTCGCGACGGGCCTCTATTCGACGATCGCCGTGCTTGCGGCGCTCGCGCACCGCGACCGGACGGGCGAAGGCCAGTACATCGACATGGCGCTGCTCGACGTGCAGGTCGCGCTGCTCGCGAACATGAACACCAACTTCCTCGCGAGCGGCAAGCCGCCGGTGCGCTGGGGCAACGCGCATCCGAACATCGTGCCGTACCAGACGTTCCAGACGAGCGACGGCTGGATCATCGTCGCGGTCGGCAACGACGGGCAGTTCCGCAAGTTCGTCGAGGCCGGCGGCCGGCCCGAGCTGGCCGACGACGAGCGTTTCGCGACGAATCCGTCGCGCGTGCGCCATCGCGACACGCTGGTGCCGATCCTCGCGGAGATGGTGAAGGCGCGCGGCAAGGCCGACTGGATCGCCGTGCTCGAAGCGGCCGGCGTGCCGTGCGGGCCGATCAACGATCTCGACGAAGTGTTCGACAACGAGCAGGTGGTCGCGCGCGGGATGCAGGTGTCGCTGCCGCACCCGTGCGGCGCGGACGTGAAGCTCGTGCGCAACCCGATCCGGATGAGCGCGACGCCGCCCGACGCGCGCACGGCCC
- a CDS encoding LysR family transcriptional regulator — MDLAALAIFRAVVRENGVTRAAAKLNRVQSNVTTRIKQLEEELGAALFVRDGRRLVLTPAGHTLLPYAERLLALADEARDAVREDTPRGRLRLGTMESTAASRLPTILAHYHHAWPDVSLELQTGTTGWLIDRVRDFEIDAALFARPPEPGTLPDTFETVPIFRENLVLLTPRGHPPVRTPRDVILPTLIAFERGCTYRKYVERWYAAHGVKPARVLELGSYHAIVACVAAGAGVAVAPRSVLDLQPETGNIAAHVIPELEGIDTLLAWRQGYASAALAALRDALTEAVQRPADETKPPVTATA; from the coding sequence ATGGATCTGGCCGCGCTGGCGATATTCCGGGCGGTCGTGCGCGAGAACGGCGTGACGCGTGCGGCGGCCAAGCTCAATCGCGTGCAGTCGAACGTCACGACGCGTATCAAGCAGCTCGAGGAAGAACTCGGCGCGGCGCTGTTCGTGCGCGACGGCCGTCGGCTGGTCCTGACGCCGGCCGGGCACACGCTGCTGCCGTATGCGGAGCGCCTGCTCGCGCTCGCCGATGAGGCGCGCGACGCCGTGCGCGAGGACACGCCGCGTGGCCGGCTGCGGCTCGGCACGATGGAAAGCACGGCCGCGAGCCGGCTGCCGACCATACTCGCGCACTATCACCACGCATGGCCCGATGTGTCGCTCGAACTGCAGACGGGCACGACGGGCTGGCTGATCGACCGGGTGCGCGACTTCGAGATCGATGCCGCGCTGTTCGCGCGCCCGCCCGAGCCGGGCACGCTGCCCGACACGTTCGAGACGGTGCCGATCTTCCGCGAGAATCTCGTGCTGCTGACGCCGCGCGGCCATCCGCCGGTACGCACGCCGCGTGACGTGATCCTGCCGACGCTGATCGCGTTCGAGCGCGGCTGCACGTATCGCAAGTACGTCGAGCGGTGGTATGCGGCGCATGGCGTGAAGCCAGCGCGCGTGCTCGAACTCGGCTCGTATCACGCGATCGTCGCGTGTGTCGCGGCCGGCGCTGGCGTTGCGGTCGCGCCGCGTTCGGTGCTCGACTTGCAGCCCGAGACCGGCAACATTGCCGCGCACGTCATCCCCGAACTGGAGGGCATCGACACGCTGCTCGCGTGGCGGCAGGGGTACGCGTCGGCTGCCCTCGCCGCGCTGCGCGATGCGCTCACGGAGGCCGTGCAGCGGCCTGCCGACGAGACGAAGCCACCGGTGACCGCGACAGCCTGA